TGAGTGTTTGTGCGGGTCAGTATTTTTCGTTGGTGCCAAACATCTGCTGTTTCGATGGCCGGGGGCGAACGCGGACACGATGATCGGGTTCGCCGGTGATGCGATCGAATTCGTCGGGGGTGCGTTTGGATGGTAGGTAGTCGCCGGTGGTTTCTGTCCAGCGGTCCAACGCGTTCATCATGCGTGTTTTGACCGTTTGATACGCCGGATCGTCGACGCAGTTGGAGAGTTCACCGGGATCTCGCTGCAGGTCATAGAGTTCCCATCGCGGCCGTGGGCTGAGGAAGCAGGCCTGTTGATGCGGTGGCAATTTTCCAGCTTGTTGCAGCTGGAGCATGTTTTGCCACGATAGCCCGCGACCCGCGTCGGCCGATGGTGTCGAAGGGAGATCTCGATAGTCGTTGCGAATCAATTTGAAGCGTTGATCGACGACACAGCGGGCATGGTCTTCGTAATCGTGCCAGTGATCTTCGGCAAACGCAAACTGGCGTCCCGCACGGGGCGGATCGCTCAAGACCGCTGCAAAGCTTTCGCCTTCACCTCCCAGAGCTTTCGGATCACCGCCAGCTAGAGTCAGGAATGTCGGCGCGATATCGATCGCGCTGACCAACGCCTCGGTCTTCTTTCCGGCGGCGATCTTGGCGGGCCAACGTACGATCCAAGGGGTGCGGATGCCGCCGTCATACAACGTCGTTTTATCGCGTGGGAATGGCCGGCCATTGTCGCTGATAAACAACACGATGGTGTTCTCTGCAACACCTTGGCTCTCCAGTTTCGCCAGTACCTTGCCAACGTAGCGATCCAGACGCCCGATCTCATCGTAATAGAGGCGTAGGTCCTCGCGAACGTCGCGAGTGTCGGGTAGATGCGGCGGGACGATGACGTCATCCAACCCATGCGGTGGATCGAGTGCCCCGGC
Above is a genomic segment from Rosistilla ulvae containing:
- a CDS encoding sulfatase family protein, which gives rise to MATTAGAKSPDAPNRPNFVLVIADDMNWDDCGAYGHPSIRTPNIDRLANEGLRFQHAYLTTNSCSPSRASIITGKYPHNTGAEQLHWPIPEGSRTFVAQLKSLGYYTAAAGKWHMGDAIRADFDKIYEASTAGFVLPTGAKGEPSRMVAAQPSGCEDWERALDQRAEGKPFFMWLASLDPHREYTAGALDPPHGLDDVIVPPHLPDTRDVREDLRLYYDEIGRLDRYVGKVLAKLESQGVAENTIVLFISDNGRPFPRDKTTLYDGGIRTPWIVRWPAKIAAGKKTEALVSAIDIAPTFLTLAGGDPKALGGEGESFAAVLSDPPRAGRQFAFAEDHWHDYEDHARCVVDQRFKLIRNDYRDLPSTPSADAGRGLSWQNMLQLQQAGKLPPHQQACFLSPRPRWELYDLQRDPGELSNCVDDPAYQTVKTRMMNALDRWTETTGDYLPSKRTPDEFDRITGEPDHRVRVRPRPSKQQMFGTNEKY